A single Dreissena polymorpha isolate Duluth1 chromosome 14, UMN_Dpol_1.0, whole genome shotgun sequence DNA region contains:
- the LOC127858510 gene encoding uncharacterized protein LOC127858510, whose product MGLMPYEAKVAPDQPVQSPSPVPYEARVAPDQPVQSPSPVPYEARVAPDQPVQSPSPVPYEARVAPDQPVQSPSPVPYEARVAPDQPVQSPSPVPYEARVAPDQPVQSPSPVPYGARVAPDQPVQLPSPVPYEARVAPDQPVQSPSPVPYEARVAPDQPVQSPSPVPYGARVAPDQPVQSPSPVPYEARVAPDQPVQSPSPVPYEARVAPDQPVQSPSPVPYEARVAPDQPVQSPSPVPYEARVAPDQPVQSPSPVPYEARVAPDQPVQSPSPVPYEARVAPDQPVQSPSPVPYEARVAPDQPVQSPSPVPYGDRVAPDQPVQSPSPVPYEARVAPDQPVQSPSPVPYEARVAPDQPVQSPSPVPYEARVAPDQPVQSPSPVPYEARVAPDQPVQSPSPVPYEARVAPDQPVQSPSPVPYEARVAPDQPVQSPSPVPYGARVAPDQPVQSPSPVPYEARVAPDQPVQSPSPVRSYFVIINSLHAGYFVIC is encoded by the coding sequence atgggtcttatgccatatgaggCCAAGGTTGCTCCAGACCAACCTGTACAGTCACCCAGTCCAGTGCCATATGAGGCCAGGgttgctccagaccagcctgtacAGTCACCCAGTCCAGTGCCATATGAGGCCAGGGTTGCTCCAGACCAACCTGTACAGTCACCCAGTCCAGTGCCATATGAGGCCAGGGTTGCTCCAGACCAACCTGTACAGTCACCCAGTCCAGTGCCATATGAGGCCAGGGTTGCTCCAGACCAACCTGTACAGTCACCCAGTCCAGTGCCATATGAGGCCAGGGTTGCTCCAGACCAACCTGTACAGTCACCCAGTCCAGTGCCATATGGGGCCAGGGTTGCTCCAGACCAACCTGTACAGTTACCCAGTCCAGTGCCATATGAGGCCAGGGTTGCCCCAGACCAACCTGTACAGTCACCCAGTCCAGTGCCATATGAGGCCAGGGTTGCTCCAGACCAACCTGTACAGTCACCCAGTCCAGTGCCATATGGGGCCAGGGTTGCTCCAGACCAACCTGTACAGTCACCCAGTCCAGTGCCATATGAGGCCAGGGTTGCTCCAGACCAACCTGTACAGTCACCCAGTCCAGTGCCATATGAGGCCAGGGTTGCTCCAGACCAACCTGTACAGTCACCCAGTCCAGTGCCATATGAGGCCAGGGTTGCTCCAGACCAACCTGTACAGTCACCCAGTCCAGTGCCATATGAGGCCAGGGTTGCTCCAGACCAACCTGTACAGTCACCCAGTCCAGTGCCATATGAGGCCAGGGTTGCTCCAGACCAACCTGTACAGTCACCCAGTCCAGTGCCATATGAGGCCAGGGTTGCTCCAGACCAACCTGTACAGTCACCCAGTCCAGTGCCATATGAGGCCAGGGTTGCTCCAGACCAACCTGTACAGTCACCCAGTCCAGTGCCATATGGGGACAGGGTTGCTCCAGACCAACCTGTACAGTCACCCAGTCCAGTGCCATATGAGGCCAGGGTTGCTCCAGACCAACCTGTACAGTCACCCAGTCCAGTGCCATATGAGGCCAGGGTTGCTCCAGACCAACCTGTACAGTCACCCAGTCCAGTGCCATATGAGGCCAGGGTTGCTCCAGACCAACCTGTACAGTCACCCAGTCCAGTGCCATATGAGGCCAGGGTTGCTCCAGACCAACCTGTACAGTCACCCAGTCCAGTGCCATATGAGGCCAGGGTTGCTCCAGACCAACCTGTACAGTCACCCAGTCCAGTGCCATATGAGGCCAGGGTTGCTCCAGACCAACCTGTACAGTCACCCAGTCCAGTGCCATATGGGGCCAGGGTTGCTCCAGACCAACCTGTACAGTCACCCAGTCCAGTGCCATATGAGGCCAGAGTTGCTCCAGACCAACCTGTACAGTCACCCAGTCCAGTCAGGAGCTACTTTGTCATCATTAACTCTTTGCATGCAGGGTactttgtcatctgctaa